In Spirosoma aureum, a single genomic region encodes these proteins:
- the hydA gene encoding dihydropyrimidinase: MSILIKNGRIVTATDDYVADIFVEGETISAIGKNLPVEADSTIDASGKLVFPGGIDPHVHLAMPFMGTFSSDTHETGTRAALFGGTTTVIDFVLQKQGHSLKEALADWNSRARGTTVGDYSFHMAVTDFNEDTKAEIKEMVETEGITSFKTFMAYKGALMIDDRQMIGLMQEVKKQGGMVTVHATNGDVIDYLTAKHRSEGKLAPLYHYLSQPEVTEAEASGRFADMADYTGCPGYIVHMTCEGALNAVRNATRRNQKVFVETCIQYLILDASLYESNFEGAKWVMSPPLREKKDQQSLWAGINQGLVQVVATDHCPFMWEQKLMGKDDFSKIPNGHPAIENRMELLFSEGVHKGKITPNKYVEVACTNPAKIFGMFPRKGTIAIGSDADIVIFDPNETHTLSAKTHHMNVDYSGYEGWELTGKVKTVLLRGKVAIDDDKCLVDKGYGQFIKRSKVSGKI, encoded by the coding sequence ATGAGCATTTTGATTAAAAACGGTCGGATTGTTACGGCTACCGACGATTACGTTGCCGATATTTTCGTGGAAGGCGAAACGATTAGCGCCATCGGTAAGAATCTGCCCGTTGAGGCCGATTCGACTATCGACGCGTCGGGGAAACTGGTATTTCCTGGTGGCATCGACCCGCATGTCCATTTGGCTATGCCGTTCATGGGTACGTTCTCAAGCGATACGCATGAAACGGGTACCCGTGCGGCTCTCTTTGGCGGCACCACTACGGTTATTGATTTCGTCCTGCAAAAACAGGGGCATTCGCTGAAAGAAGCCCTGGCCGACTGGAACTCCCGTGCCCGCGGTACTACCGTAGGCGACTACAGTTTCCATATGGCCGTGACCGATTTCAATGAAGATACGAAGGCCGAAATAAAGGAGATGGTTGAAACCGAAGGAATTACTTCGTTCAAAACCTTTATGGCCTACAAAGGGGCGTTGATGATTGACGACCGGCAAATGATCGGTCTGATGCAGGAAGTCAAAAAACAGGGCGGTATGGTTACGGTTCACGCGACCAACGGCGATGTCATCGATTACCTGACGGCCAAACACCGGTCTGAAGGGAAGTTGGCTCCGCTGTATCATTACCTCTCGCAACCCGAAGTGACAGAAGCCGAAGCCAGTGGCCGTTTCGCTGACATGGCCGACTATACCGGCTGCCCCGGCTACATCGTTCACATGACCTGCGAAGGTGCCCTGAATGCCGTTCGAAACGCCACCCGGCGAAACCAGAAAGTGTTTGTCGAAACCTGTATCCAGTACCTCATTCTCGATGCCTCACTCTATGAGTCTAATTTCGAGGGAGCCAAATGGGTCATGAGTCCGCCATTGCGGGAAAAGAAAGACCAGCAATCGCTCTGGGCCGGAATCAATCAGGGTTTAGTGCAGGTCGTCGCCACCGACCATTGTCCGTTCATGTGGGAACAGAAACTGATGGGCAAAGATGATTTCTCGAAAATTCCAAACGGGCATCCAGCCATCGAAAATCGCATGGAATTACTCTTTAGCGAAGGTGTTCATAAGGGTAAGATTACGCCGAACAAATACGTTGAGGTAGCCTGCACAAACCCGGCTAAAATCTTCGGCATGTTCCCGCGAAAAGGAACGATCGCGATTGGCAGCGATGCAGACATTGTCATCTTCGATCCGAACGAAACGCACACACTCTCCGCCAAAACCCACCATATGAATGTCGATTATTCGGGTTACGAAGGATGGGAGCTAACGGGCAAAGTCAAAACCGTTTTACTGCGGGGCAAAGTTGCTATTGACGACGATAAATGCCTCGTTGATAAGGGATATGGTCAATTCATCAAACGCAGTAAAGTAAGCGGAAAGATCTAG
- a CDS encoding CoA-acylating methylmalonate-semialdehyde dehydrogenase, whose product MKYSPIQNYINGQFIDAATDQTLAVISPVDGTQLSTVPLSTAQDLDAAVKAAKAAFPAWSRTTIKERVQVFFRYKALLEKNINELAALVQEENGKTYDEAVAEIEKGAELAEFACSLPQIVTGEILEVSRGVECRTEHVPLGVVASIVPFNFPSMVPNWTIPNAIALGNCMIIKPSEKVPLSVGRLAELLQEAGLPKGVFNVVHGDREIVEAICDHPGIEAVSFVGSTKIAKAVYKRATSNYKRCLALGGAKNHLIVLPDAIPGMTAQNITASMAGCAGQRCMAASAMVAVGPVDHIIEKLCEEAQKMVPGKNLGAVINRASKDRIERYITEAESQGAKVLVDGRNPTVEGKEEGTYVGPTVIDYVRPDMAIAQEEIFGPVISIMRTNTVDEALAIENANPYGNAASVFTQNGGMARYVIDKASAGMVGVNVGVPVPREPFSFGGWNDSRFGVGDITGKSSIEFWTKLKKSTTKWNPEAGINWMS is encoded by the coding sequence CCATTATCGACTGCCCAGGATTTAGATGCTGCCGTCAAAGCGGCAAAAGCGGCCTTCCCTGCCTGGAGCAGAACAACCATTAAAGAAAGAGTACAGGTTTTCTTCCGCTATAAAGCACTGCTGGAGAAAAACATCAACGAATTAGCCGCACTGGTCCAGGAAGAGAATGGTAAAACCTACGATGAGGCCGTTGCCGAAATTGAAAAAGGAGCCGAACTGGCAGAATTTGCCTGTTCGTTACCGCAAATCGTTACTGGTGAAATTCTGGAAGTGAGCCGGGGCGTTGAGTGCCGAACCGAACACGTACCCCTGGGTGTAGTTGCCAGCATTGTTCCATTCAATTTCCCAAGCATGGTGCCAAACTGGACAATCCCGAACGCTATTGCATTAGGTAATTGCATGATTATAAAGCCCTCGGAAAAGGTACCCTTGAGCGTAGGTCGACTGGCAGAGTTACTTCAGGAAGCCGGTTTGCCCAAAGGCGTCTTCAACGTCGTTCACGGCGATCGCGAAATCGTTGAGGCCATCTGCGATCATCCGGGTATTGAAGCCGTTTCGTTTGTTGGTTCCACAAAAATCGCCAAAGCCGTTTATAAGCGCGCAACCAGCAATTACAAACGCTGTCTGGCGCTGGGCGGGGCCAAAAATCACCTGATTGTATTGCCCGACGCCATTCCGGGTATGACGGCGCAAAACATCACAGCATCGATGGCGGGTTGTGCAGGTCAGCGCTGCATGGCAGCATCGGCCATGGTTGCTGTTGGTCCGGTCGATCATATCATCGAGAAACTGTGTGAGGAAGCCCAGAAGATGGTTCCCGGCAAAAACCTGGGAGCGGTGATCAATCGTGCTTCCAAAGACCGCATTGAGCGATACATTACTGAAGCCGAAAGCCAGGGCGCCAAAGTGCTGGTTGATGGGCGTAATCCGACAGTAGAAGGCAAAGAAGAAGGCACCTACGTGGGGCCAACTGTTATTGATTATGTACGACCAGACATGGCCATCGCTCAGGAAGAAATCTTTGGACCGGTCATTAGCATCATGCGGACAAATACAGTCGATGAAGCGCTGGCCATCGAGAATGCGAACCCATATGGTAATGCAGCCTCGGTATTTACCCAAAACGGCGGCATGGCGCGCTACGTGATCGATAAAGCCAGCGCCGGAATGGTCGGCGTCAACGTGGGCGTACCTGTCCCGCGCGAGCCATTTTCGTTTGGCGGCTGGAATGATAGCCGCTTCGGCGTCGGCGACATTACCGGCAAAAGCTCCATCGAATTCTGGACGAAGCTCAAAAAAAGCACAACCAAATGGAACCCCGAAGCCGGCATTAACTGGATGAGCTAA
- a CDS encoding NCS1 family nucleobase:cation symporter-1: MQLATEANVDESSALYSEDLAPIPMSKRTWTTWNYAALWISMSLCIPTYMMASSLIQGGMNWWQAIFTIFLGNTIVLIPMVLNGHAGAQYGIPFPVLVRSSFGTSGANIPAMLRAIVACGWFGIQTWIGGFSIYQMLRLWIPSLETLPQVFPVSFGLQTGPAICFFLFWMLNMYVVYLGVESIRKLLVFKAFFLPVAALALLWWAISAGNGLGPILKQPAKFATSAEFFAFFFPALTGMVGFWATLSLNIPDFTRYATSQQAQVRGQIIGLPPAMTLFSFIGVVVTSATTIIYGTTIWDPLVLAGKFDSKLLVSIAMIAVAISTLATNIAANIVSPANDFANLAPSKIDFRKGGYITGIIGILIFPWKLIADPTGFIFTWLVGYSSLLGPVGGIMIADYFFLRKQQLVLTDLYSESGIYRFKNGFNPAAIIALLAGILPNIPGFLTTIQVIPADSVPGWISHLYNYAWFVGFLVSGIVYLGLMRNVPMRIEQQQKPEKLTFL, translated from the coding sequence ATGCAGTTAGCAACCGAAGCAAACGTAGACGAATCATCCGCTCTGTATAGCGAGGATTTAGCCCCCATTCCCATGTCGAAACGGACATGGACTACCTGGAATTATGCCGCTCTCTGGATCAGCATGAGTTTGTGTATTCCAACGTATATGATGGCTAGTTCACTTATCCAGGGCGGCATGAACTGGTGGCAGGCTATTTTTACCATCTTTCTGGGCAATACCATTGTTTTGATTCCAATGGTATTAAATGGTCATGCCGGTGCTCAGTACGGTATTCCTTTCCCCGTTTTGGTACGATCCAGTTTCGGAACGAGTGGCGCCAATATTCCGGCGATGCTTCGGGCCATTGTCGCCTGTGGCTGGTTCGGCATCCAGACCTGGATTGGCGGGTTTTCGATCTACCAAATGCTTCGGTTATGGATTCCGTCGCTGGAAACATTACCCCAGGTGTTCCCTGTTTCGTTTGGCTTACAAACCGGCCCTGCCATCTGCTTCTTTTTGTTCTGGATGCTGAATATGTACGTCGTTTATCTTGGCGTCGAAAGCATCAGGAAACTGCTGGTATTCAAGGCTTTTTTTCTACCTGTTGCCGCACTGGCCTTGCTCTGGTGGGCCATTTCGGCCGGAAACGGTCTGGGGCCAATTCTGAAACAACCGGCCAAATTCGCAACCTCGGCGGAGTTCTTTGCCTTTTTCTTTCCAGCCCTAACCGGTATGGTTGGTTTCTGGGCCACTTTGTCGCTAAACATCCCGGATTTTACGCGCTATGCAACCAGCCAGCAAGCCCAGGTACGCGGTCAGATTATTGGGCTACCACCAGCCATGACATTGTTTTCATTTATTGGCGTTGTCGTTACCTCAGCAACGACTATCATTTACGGGACAACCATCTGGGACCCGCTCGTTCTGGCCGGGAAGTTTGATAGCAAGTTGCTGGTCAGCATCGCTATGATTGCGGTGGCCATTTCGACCCTGGCAACAAACATTGCGGCCAATATTGTGAGTCCGGCTAACGATTTTGCGAATCTGGCACCGTCGAAAATTGATTTTCGGAAAGGCGGCTACATTACTGGTATCATTGGCATTTTGATTTTCCCCTGGAAGTTGATTGCCGACCCGACCGGATTCATTTTTACCTGGCTAGTCGGCTATTCCAGCTTACTCGGGCCGGTTGGTGGCATCATGATCGCCGATTATTTCTTCCTGCGCAAACAGCAACTGGTACTGACCGATCTATATAGCGAATCCGGCATTTATCGATTTAAAAATGGCTTTAACCCAGCTGCTATCATTGCCTTACTCGCGGGTATACTGCCCAATATTCCGGGCTTTCTGACGACCATTCAGGTGATTCCGGCAGACAGCGTTCCGGGTTGGATTTCGCATCTGTATAATTACGCCTGGTTCGTCGGATTTCTGGTGAGCGGGATAGTGTATTTGGGTCTAATGAGAAACGTGCCGATGCGTATAGAACAGCAGCAAAAGCCCGAAAAACTGACATTTTTATAG
- a CDS encoding aminotransferase class III-fold pyridoxal phosphate-dependent enzyme, with translation MLDTTTLSETQEVLQDSFDHTVFAWSKQKGISPIAVKSAKGVYMYDYDDKRYIDFSSGLMNVNIGHGNQRITEAVVKQMQEVSYVTPYCVTKVRGELGKKLAEICPGDLNKAFFTLCGATSNEAAIKLARLYTGRHKILSRYQSYHGATYGTLSVGGDPRKLPDDSQQAPNFVHIDIPYRYRWNHDEESMLNDSVAQLERVIAYEGPGNIAAIMLEGESGTSGCLQYPVGYLAAVRKICDKHGILIIIDEVMSGFGRTGKWFGFENHGIVPDMVTMAKGITSGYIPFGCLMVTDKIAARYDDTVLATGMTYAAHPVGCAAALETLKIYEDENLIENAVEMGKYMDAQAAILMEKHPSIGDFRNTGLLGCFELVKNRTTKEPMAPFNARPEEMAVMSKVAARIKELGMYTFVRWSYVFVAPPLCVTKEQIDEGLAIISEALKIADEYVNQ, from the coding sequence ATGCTTGACACAACAACGCTTTCTGAAACGCAGGAAGTGCTTCAGGATAGTTTCGATCATACCGTATTTGCCTGGAGCAAACAGAAAGGTATTTCACCCATTGCAGTAAAATCTGCCAAAGGAGTTTATATGTACGATTACGATGACAAACGTTATATCGACTTCTCATCGGGGCTGATGAATGTCAATATCGGCCATGGTAATCAGCGCATTACGGAAGCGGTTGTTAAACAAATGCAGGAGGTAAGCTATGTGACTCCCTACTGCGTAACGAAAGTCCGGGGTGAATTGGGCAAAAAACTGGCCGAAATCTGCCCCGGCGATCTAAACAAAGCCTTCTTTACGTTATGCGGTGCGACATCAAATGAAGCAGCGATCAAACTGGCTCGTTTGTATACAGGCCGGCATAAAATTCTAAGCCGCTATCAGTCGTATCATGGCGCTACGTATGGCACCTTATCGGTTGGTGGCGACCCCCGTAAACTGCCCGACGATTCGCAGCAGGCTCCTAACTTCGTACACATCGATATCCCGTATCGTTATCGCTGGAACCACGACGAAGAAAGTATGCTGAACGACTCTGTTGCCCAGTTGGAACGAGTCATCGCTTACGAAGGCCCCGGTAACATAGCCGCTATTATGCTGGAAGGCGAGTCGGGCACATCGGGTTGTCTGCAATACCCGGTTGGCTATTTAGCCGCCGTTCGGAAAATCTGCGATAAACACGGTATTCTGATCATCATAGACGAAGTGATGAGCGGTTTTGGGCGTACCGGCAAATGGTTTGGCTTTGAAAATCACGGTATTGTTCCTGACATGGTTACAATGGCCAAAGGCATAACCAGTGGCTATATCCCATTCGGCTGCCTGATGGTTACGGATAAAATCGCTGCCCGCTACGATGATACCGTACTAGCTACGGGCATGACCTATGCCGCACATCCGGTTGGTTGTGCAGCGGCTCTGGAAACGCTGAAAATTTATGAGGATGAAAATCTGATTGAAAATGCCGTTGAAATGGGCAAATACATGGATGCGCAGGCAGCAATCCTGATGGAAAAGCATCCGAGCATTGGCGATTTTAGAAATACCGGCCTGTTAGGCTGTTTTGAACTGGTCAAAAACCGGACGACGAAAGAACCAATGGCTCCCTTCAACGCCAGGCCGGAAGAAATGGCCGTTATGAGCAAAGTAGCTGCCAGGATCAAGGAGCTGGGTATGTACACCTTTGTTCGCTGGAGTTACGTGTTCGTCGCCCCTCCCCTATGCGTCACGAAAGAACAGATCGACGAAGGACTGGCGATCATTAGTGAAGCGCTGAAGATCGCCGACGAGTACGTAAACCAGTAA
- a CDS encoding nitrilase-related carbon-nitrogen hydrolase, whose translation MPRIIKSGLIQMSLPKTEGEGTIEEIKEAMVQKHLPLIDEAGQKGVQILCLQEIFNTPYFCPGQNSAWYASAESVPGPTTNLMAEYAKKYNMVIIVPVYEKEQAGILYNTAAVIDADGTYLGKYRKNHIPHTSGFWEKFFFKPGNLGYPVFQTRYAKIGVYICYDRHFPDGARCLGLNGAEIVYNPSATVAGLSQYLWKLEQPAHAAANGYFMGCINRVGEEKPWNLGRFYGSSYFVDPRGQIFATASEDKDELLIADFDLDMIEEVRNVWQFFRDRRPETYDKLVEL comes from the coding sequence ATGCCACGAATTATTAAGTCGGGATTGATACAAATGAGTCTGCCGAAGACCGAAGGCGAAGGTACAATTGAGGAAATTAAGGAAGCGATGGTACAGAAGCACCTGCCGCTTATTGATGAAGCCGGTCAGAAAGGGGTGCAGATTCTATGTTTACAGGAAATTTTCAATACCCCCTATTTCTGTCCGGGACAGAACAGTGCCTGGTATGCTTCGGCAGAATCAGTTCCAGGACCAACTACTAACCTGATGGCCGAATATGCCAAAAAATACAACATGGTCATCATTGTTCCCGTCTATGAAAAAGAGCAGGCAGGAATCTTGTACAACACGGCGGCTGTGATCGACGCCGACGGAACTTATTTAGGTAAATATCGCAAGAATCACATACCACACACATCAGGTTTCTGGGAGAAGTTTTTCTTCAAACCCGGTAATCTGGGCTATCCGGTTTTTCAAACCCGTTACGCAAAAATTGGTGTGTATATCTGCTATGATCGTCACTTCCCGGATGGTGCCCGCTGTTTAGGTCTGAACGGTGCTGAAATTGTCTACAATCCGTCGGCAACGGTAGCTGGTTTGTCGCAATACCTCTGGAAACTGGAACAACCTGCCCATGCTGCTGCCAACGGCTACTTTATGGGATGTATCAACCGGGTTGGTGAAGAAAAACCCTGGAACCTCGGCCGATTCTATGGCTCATCCTATTTCGTTGATCCGCGTGGCCAAATCTTCGCCACAGCTTCGGAAGATAAAGACGAATTACTGATCGCCGATTTTGATCTCGACATGATCGAAGAAGTTCGTAATGTCTGGCAGTTCTTCCGCGATCGGCGTCCGGAAACGTATGATAAACTGGTTGAATTGTAA
- a CDS encoding nucleoside hydrolase, translating to MLTSRRRFIEALSVGTATALLPATTFASIGKADPVKRIILDSDTATDDALAVLMAVTSPRLKVEAITITCGNVGFDQQTKNALYTIQLAGKNGQIPVYQGSARPLVRQVHGNATYVHGSDGMSDSFFPDPQQKPEKEHAVDAIIRLVDKYPNEITIVAIGPLTNVALALLRDPSIAKKVKELYFMGGFYKFYGNINPGATYNAWVDPEAARVVFQSGIPITTVGFDVSVKSSVFTDDDYAKVEKLGTKYADFFMKINRIRRKYCKEHQKMNGSNHPDAITIAAVIDPSIVSQSVSRFVDIETRGELTLGALAIDELGVWGKPPNATICVEADEAKFKKMVFDTLKMS from the coding sequence ATGCTCACATCAAGACGCAGATTTATTGAGGCACTTTCGGTAGGTACAGCAACAGCTTTACTGCCAGCGACAACGTTTGCGTCTATTGGCAAAGCCGATCCGGTGAAGCGAATTATTCTTGATAGCGATACAGCAACCGATGATGCACTGGCAGTTTTAATGGCCGTAACTTCGCCCAGGTTGAAAGTCGAAGCCATCACCATTACCTGTGGGAATGTAGGGTTTGATCAGCAAACTAAAAATGCGCTTTATACAATTCAGTTAGCCGGAAAGAACGGCCAGATTCCCGTTTATCAGGGTTCTGCCCGTCCGCTCGTTCGGCAGGTCCACGGGAATGCGACGTACGTACACGGTAGTGATGGGATGAGTGATTCGTTCTTCCCTGATCCGCAGCAAAAACCCGAGAAAGAACACGCCGTCGATGCCATTATCCGACTAGTCGATAAATACCCGAACGAGATAACGATTGTTGCCATTGGCCCGCTCACCAATGTTGCGCTGGCGCTATTGCGTGACCCATCCATTGCCAAAAAGGTCAAGGAACTGTATTTCATGGGTGGTTTCTACAAGTTTTACGGCAACATCAATCCGGGCGCTACCTACAATGCGTGGGTCGATCCGGAAGCGGCCCGTGTTGTTTTCCAGTCGGGGATTCCCATAACGACGGTTGGTTTCGATGTGAGCGTAAAGAGCTCGGTTTTCACGGATGACGATTACGCGAAAGTGGAAAAACTGGGCACTAAATACGCTGACTTTTTCATGAAGATTAACCGAATTCGGCGGAAATATTGCAAAGAACACCAGAAGATGAATGGCTCTAATCACCCGGATGCCATTACCATTGCGGCCGTTATCGACCCCAGTATTGTTTCGCAATCCGTATCGCGTTTCGTCGATATCGAAACCCGTGGCGAATTAACACTTGGCGCTTTGGCCATCGACGAGTTGGGCGTCTGGGGCAAACCACCCAATGCCACCATCTGCGTGGAAGCCGACGAAGCAAAGTTTAAGAAAATGGTATTCGATACGTTGAAAATGAGTTAA